One stretch of Clavibacter michiganensis DNA includes these proteins:
- a CDS encoding Na+/H+ antiporter subunit E translates to MSPRKARARAERLSLLVQLPLLVWLVILWLLLWGHVTVISVVTGIVLALLVTRVFYLPPVELSGRFDIRWALILLGRFAVDLVRASFQVAAMAFDWRRVPVNSVIAVHLHTRSDFVMTLTAELVSLVPGSIVVEADRERSILYLHALGTSTPEDVERVRETTLQVESRIVFTLGTADDVWRVNRERRDSGREPLLQTRRQRAHELVRDRDLEAGLISTTGEELA, encoded by the coding sequence ATGAGCCCGCGCAAGGCCCGGGCCCGCGCCGAGCGGCTCTCGCTCCTCGTGCAGCTGCCGCTCCTCGTCTGGCTCGTGATCCTCTGGCTCCTGCTCTGGGGCCACGTCACCGTCATCTCGGTCGTCACCGGCATCGTGCTCGCGCTCCTCGTCACGCGCGTGTTCTACCTGCCGCCCGTGGAGCTGTCCGGCCGGTTCGACATCCGCTGGGCGCTGATCCTGCTCGGTCGCTTCGCGGTCGACCTCGTGCGCGCGTCGTTCCAGGTCGCGGCCATGGCGTTCGACTGGCGCCGCGTGCCGGTCAACTCCGTCATCGCGGTGCACCTGCACACCCGCAGCGACTTCGTCATGACGCTCACGGCCGAGCTCGTGTCGCTCGTGCCGGGATCGATCGTGGTCGAGGCCGACCGGGAGCGCTCGATCCTCTACCTGCACGCGCTCGGAACCTCCACGCCGGAGGACGTCGAGCGCGTCCGGGAGACGACGCTGCAGGTCGAGAGCCGCATCGTCTTCACGCTCGGCACCGCCGACGACGTGTGGCGCGTCAACCGCGAGCGGCGCGACTCCGGCCGCGAGCCGCTGCTGCAGACCCGCCGGCAGCGCGCGCACGAGCTGGTGCGCGACCGCGACCTCGAGGCGGGGCTCATCTCGACCACGGGGGAGGAGCTCGCATGA
- a CDS encoding monovalent cation/H+ antiporter complex subunit F — translation MSIVMQVGWVVVGALFFSTAAMALVRIVRGPSILDRIIASDVLLTTLICVLGAEMIYNGHTRTVPVMLVLAMTAFLATVAVARYVSKQDPS, via the coding sequence ATGAGCATCGTGATGCAGGTCGGCTGGGTCGTCGTCGGCGCCCTGTTCTTCTCGACCGCCGCCATGGCGCTCGTGCGCATCGTGCGCGGTCCGAGCATCCTCGACCGGATCATCGCGTCCGACGTGCTGCTCACCACGCTCATCTGCGTTCTCGGCGCCGAGATGATCTACAACGGCCACACCCGCACGGTGCCCGTGATGCTCGTGCTCGCCATGACGGCGTTCCTCGCCACGGTCGCGGTCGCCCGCTACGTCTCGAAGCAGGATCCGTCGTGA
- the mnhG gene encoding monovalent cation/H(+) antiporter subunit G: MSGVLVSGPLADALDVVSLVLLILGGVLSVAAGVGLLRFPDPLARMHAATKPQILGVILVLLALALQSQSLSTVAMLVPVLLFQMLTAPISAHMVGRAGYRLRHFLREDLLVDELEEAIDRAHDELRAADEVDASTLPVGSAENIAAEEAGHVAGGAGPRDAESAVAAPTPADPARDGDADAGRLPPGFG, encoded by the coding sequence GTGAGCGGCGTCCTCGTGTCCGGCCCGCTGGCCGACGCCCTCGACGTCGTGAGCCTCGTGCTCCTCATCCTCGGCGGCGTGCTCTCGGTCGCCGCCGGCGTGGGCCTCCTCCGCTTCCCGGATCCGCTCGCCCGCATGCACGCGGCCACCAAGCCGCAGATCCTCGGCGTGATCCTCGTGCTCCTCGCCCTCGCCCTCCAGTCGCAGAGCCTCAGCACGGTCGCGATGCTCGTCCCCGTGCTCCTCTTCCAGATGCTCACGGCCCCGATCTCCGCGCACATGGTCGGCCGCGCGGGCTACCGCCTCCGCCACTTCCTCCGCGAGGACCTCCTCGTCGACGAGCTCGAGGAGGCCATCGACCGGGCCCACGACGAGCTGCGCGCGGCCGACGAGGTGGACGCGTCCACGCTCCCCGTCGGGTCCGCCGAGAACATCGCCGCCGAGGAGGCGGGACACGTCGCGGGCGGGGCGGGACCGCGCGACGCGGAGTCGGCGGTCGCCGCGCCGACGCCCGCCGACCCGGCCCGCGACGGCGACGCGGACGCGGGCCGGCTGCCCCCGGGCTTCGGCTGA
- the ilvD gene encoding dihydroxy-acid dehydratase, whose protein sequence is MPEIDMKPRSRDVTDGIEATSSRGMLRAVGMGDEDWEKPQIGVASSWNEVTPCNLSLDRLAQGAKEGVHAGGGYPLQFGTISVSDGIAMGHEGMHFSLVSREVIADSVETVMMAERLDGSVLLAGCDKSLPGMLMAAARLDLSSVFLYAGSIAPGWVKLSDGTEKEVTIIDAFEAVGACKAGTMSQEDLTRIEKAICPGEGACGGMYTANTMASVAEALGMSLPGSAAPPSADRRRDYFAHRSGEAVVNLIAKGITARDIMTKEAFENAISVVMAFGGSTNAVLHLLAIAREAEVDLQLSDFNRIADRVPHLGDLKPFGRFVMNDVDRVGGVPVVMKALLDAGLLHGDVMTVTGRTMRENLESMDLAELDGTVLRKMDDPIHATGGISVLHGSLAPEGAVVKTAGFDLDVFEGPARVFERERAAMDALTEGRISKGDVIVIRYEGPKGGPGMREMLAITGAIKGAGLGKDVLLLTDGRFSGGTTGLCIGHMAPEAVDAGPVAFVRDGDRIRVDIAARTLDLLVDEAELAARREGWAPLPPRYTRGVLAKYAKLVHSAAEGAITG, encoded by the coding sequence ATGCCTGAGATCGACATGAAGCCCCGGAGCCGCGACGTCACCGACGGGATCGAGGCCACCTCATCGCGGGGCATGCTCCGCGCCGTCGGGATGGGCGACGAGGACTGGGAGAAGCCCCAGATCGGCGTCGCCAGCTCGTGGAACGAGGTCACCCCGTGCAACCTCAGCCTCGACCGCCTCGCGCAGGGCGCCAAGGAGGGCGTGCACGCGGGCGGCGGCTACCCCCTCCAGTTCGGCACCATCTCCGTCAGCGACGGCATCGCCATGGGCCACGAGGGCATGCACTTCTCGCTCGTCTCGCGCGAGGTCATCGCCGACAGCGTCGAGACCGTCATGATGGCCGAGCGCCTCGACGGATCCGTGCTCCTGGCCGGCTGCGACAAGTCGCTCCCCGGGATGCTCATGGCCGCGGCCCGCCTCGACCTCTCCTCGGTGTTCCTCTACGCGGGATCCATCGCGCCCGGCTGGGTGAAGCTCTCGGACGGCACCGAGAAGGAGGTCACCATCATCGACGCCTTCGAGGCGGTCGGCGCGTGCAAGGCCGGCACGATGAGCCAGGAGGACCTGACCCGCATCGAGAAGGCCATCTGCCCGGGCGAGGGCGCCTGCGGCGGCATGTACACCGCGAACACCATGGCGAGCGTGGCCGAGGCCCTCGGGATGAGCCTCCCGGGATCCGCCGCCCCGCCGAGCGCCGACCGCCGCCGCGACTACTTCGCGCACCGCTCGGGCGAGGCCGTCGTGAACCTGATCGCGAAGGGCATCACCGCGCGCGACATCATGACGAAGGAGGCGTTCGAGAACGCCATCTCCGTGGTCATGGCGTTCGGCGGATCCACCAACGCCGTCCTCCACCTCCTCGCCATCGCGCGCGAGGCCGAGGTCGACCTGCAGCTGTCCGACTTCAACCGCATCGCCGACCGCGTGCCGCACCTCGGCGACCTGAAGCCCTTCGGCCGCTTCGTCATGAACGACGTCGACCGCGTCGGCGGCGTGCCCGTCGTCATGAAGGCCCTGCTCGACGCGGGCCTCCTGCACGGCGACGTCATGACCGTCACCGGCCGCACCATGCGCGAGAACCTCGAGTCGATGGACCTCGCGGAGCTCGACGGCACGGTCCTCCGCAAGATGGACGACCCCATCCACGCCACCGGCGGCATCAGCGTGCTGCACGGCTCGCTCGCCCCCGAGGGCGCGGTCGTGAAGACCGCCGGCTTCGACCTCGACGTGTTCGAGGGCCCGGCCCGCGTCTTCGAGCGCGAGCGCGCCGCCATGGACGCGCTCACCGAGGGCCGCATCTCGAAGGGCGACGTCATCGTCATCCGCTACGAGGGCCCGAAGGGCGGCCCCGGCATGCGCGAGATGCTCGCCATCACGGGCGCCATCAAGGGGGCCGGCCTCGGCAAGGATGTACTACTCTTGACGGACGGTCGATTCTCAGGCGGCACAACCGGACTGTGCATCGGCCACATGGCTCCCGAAGCGGTGGACGCAGGTCCCGTCGCCTTCGTGCGCGATGGAGACCGGATCCGCGTCGACATCGCCGCTCGCACGCTCGACCTACTGGTCGACGAGGCCGAGCTCGCCGCCCGCCGTGAGGGGTGGGCAC